The following nucleotide sequence is from Posidoniimonas corsicana.
GTCGTCAGAATTCCTTCGTAATTCAAGCGTCCTCGCGCGGAGTGACCGAATGAGCCTTGGCCACTCAAAACGCTGGCGGGGATTGGCGTGTCCGTCTCGGCAGCGGAGCGAGTGAGGCGGATTCTCATTGGGGGCGTGCAAACAGGTGAGCAGCAACATGACGAGGGTTTGGTCGGTGTTCAGCGTGGTGTTCGCCGGCGCGGCGTTATGCGCCGCTGCGGACGCGTTCGAGGCTCGGGTGTCGTCGCCGGACGGGTCGGTGAGCGTCCGGTTCTCGCTCGGCAAGGACGGGCGCCCGGCCTACTCGGTCGCCGCGGACGGGCGGCCGCTGGTGCTCCCTTCGCGGCTGGGGTTCCAGCCCAACCTGCTGGACGGGTTCACGCGGGTGGGAGACTCCCGCTGCTCGGTGCGGGAGTCCTGGGAGTTCCAGTTCGGCGAGCGGCGCGACATCCCCGACGCGTACGAGGGGCTGACGGTCGAGCTCCGGCACGAGTCCGGCGCCAGGCTGAACGTGGAGCTCCGCGCCTACGACGAGGGCGCCGCGGTCCGCTACCTCTTCCCCGTCGAGCAGCCTGACGGCGTCGAGCTCCGGTTCGACGGCGAGCACACCGAGTTCCGCCTGCCCGCGGGCGCGGAGGCCTACGAGGAGCACGGCACCGAAGGGCCGTACCGGCTGACGCCGGTGTCGGCGATCGCGCCGTACTGCGAGCGGCCGCTGACGGTCGCGCTCCCGGGGGGCGGGTACGCGGCGGTTTGCGAGGCCGGCAACACCGACTACGCCCGGATGATGCTGTCGCCGCTCGCGGGAGTCGAGGGCGCGCTGGTCAGCGCCCTCGGCGGCGCGACCACCAACACCGAGGCCGAGAACCAGCGGCACGACCCTTCGGTCACGATGCGGCCCGGTCAGGCGACGCCCTGGCGGGTGCTCCTGGTGGGCAAGACGCCGGGCGAACTCCTCGAGAACAACTACCTGCTGCTCAACCTCAGCCCCCCCAGCCGGCTGTCGGACACGTCGTGGATCAAACCGGGCAAGGTGATGCGGGCGGGCCTCACCTCGGACAGCGGAAAGCAGGTGATCGACTTCGCCAAGACCGCCGGCCTGGACTACGTGCACTTCGACGCGGGCTGGTACGGGCCAGAGCGGGCCCGCAGCTCGGACGCGACCAGGGTCGCGCCCGACCGCGCCAGCGAGCTCGACCTTCGCGAGGTCGTCCAGTACGGCGCCGACCGCGGCGTGGGAGTGCTGGTGTACGTTAACCAGGTTGCGTTGAAGCGACAATTAGACGACATCCTCCCGCTGTACCAGGATTGGGGGCTCAAGGGGATCAAGTACGGGTTCGTCCCCGTGGGGCCGCAGGCGGAGACCCGGTGGTTGACCGAGTCGTTCGCGCAGGCGGCGGAGCACAGGCTGATGATCAACGTGCACGACGGCTTCCGCGCGAACGGGATCACCCGTACTTACCCGAACCTGATGACCGTCGAGGGCATCCGGGGCAACGAGCGGATGCCGACCGCGGAGCACAACTGCACGCTGCCCTTCACCCGCTACCTGTGCGGCGTCGGCGACTACACGGTCTGCTACTACAACAACCGCATCAAGACGACGCACGCACACGAGCTGGCGATGGCCGTGGTTTCGTTCAGCCCGCTGCAGTGGATCTTCTGGTACGACTCGCCGGGCCACTACCGTGGAGAGCCTGAGGTTGAGTTCTTCCGTGAGGTCCCGACCGTCTGGGACGAGACCCGTGTCCTGGAGGGGGAGATCGGCGCCTACGCCACCATCGCCCGGCGGAGCGGCAAGCAGTGGTTCGTCGGTATGATCAACGCCAACCAGCCCCGCAACGCTTCGCTGCCGCTGGACTTCCTGCCGCCAGGGGCGAAGTTCGACGCCACGCTCTACTACGACGACCCCGACGCCCCCACCAGGACACACGTCGGTCTGCGTCGGCAGCAGGTTACCGCCGGCTCCACGATTGACGTCGAACTCCCCGTCGCCGGTGGGGCCGCGCTCTGGATCCGGCCCACGGCCGGGCAGTAGGCGGCGCGCAAGCGGTTTCCACCTCAGGCTTAGCTGGTCCGTGCGGACCGACCTTGTGCTATCAGTCAATCAAGGCATGACAAGTCACACCCCCTCCACGATCAGGCCGCGGTACACAGCGCCGCGGAAGCGGTGCCGAGCCGCCTCCTGGTAAGCGGGGCTGTCGTACCAGTCGCGTGCCTCCTCCAGGCTAGGAAACTCGGCGACGACAACGCCCTCGACGTCCGGCCCCTCGAGCGTCACGTGGCGGCCGTACGCGGCCAGCGGCTTGATCGGCTGGCCCTCCATCGCGGCGGGCGCCTTCCGCCAGTACGTTTCCAGCTCCGACTGGTCTAGCGTCTTCTCACGAATGAACACGATGTAAGCGGGCATGATCGCTCCCTTGAGGTGTTGGAGTTTCCGTTAGAGTCGCCGACTACCGCAGGCCGCCCGACGCCAGGATCACCTCGCCCGTGACCCAGCCGGAGTCGTCGGACGCCAGGAAGGCGACCACCTTGGCGATATCCAGCGGCGTCCCGATGCGGCCGAGCGGGGTTAAGGCGACCAGCTGCTGTTCGAACTCGCTGCCGGCGCCGTACAACCCCGCCGACTTGGTCCCCTCGCTCAGCGTAGCGCCCGGGTTCACCGAGTTGACCCGGATCCCGCGGGGGGCCAGCTCTTTGGCGAGCACCCTGGTCGCGGCGTCGAGGGCGCTCTTGCTACCCGCGTAGATCGCGTAGCCGGGCGGGCACATCTGCGACGCGCCCGAGCCGATGTTGATGATGCTGCCGCCGGCGGCGCCGAAGTAGTCCAGCGACGCTCGGATCACCGCCAGTGGGCCGAGCACGTTGGTGTTGAACTCGCGGTGGAACTCGTCCTCGGTGAACTCTTCGATCCTCATCGGTCGGTAGACGCCCGCGTTGTTCACCACGGTGTCGAGCGGGCCGAAGGAATCCGCGACCTCCTTCATAAGCCGCTCGACATCGTCCGACCTGGAAACGTCGCCTTGGATCGCCACGGCGCGCCCGTCGGCCTCGACGATTTCTTTCACCACGGCTTCCGCGCCCGTTCGATCCGCTCGGAAGTTGACGGCGACCGCCGCCCCGTCCGACGCCAGGCGTTTCGCGATTGCTGCCCCGATCCCCTTCGATGCGCCGGTAACGAGGGCTACCCGGCCGCTCAGCTGCGACATGGTTCGTGTCCTTAGTGCCAAGGAGTATTCATCTCTCAATGGCATAGACACGCCCCGGCGCCGACTGTGACAGACGCCGCGCAAAGAAATCAGTCTAAGTCGAGTGTCGCGCGAACCTCCGGCAGATCGAGAACCCGCCGGAGCCAGCCGGCCTGCTGCGTGGGCTCGAGGAACGGGTGGTCGCGGTAGATGGCGGCGAACGACCGATCGGCGACTCCGTCGATCTCGCGGGCGGTCCCCGCCGCGGCGTCCCGGACACGCCGCACGAGCGGCGCGGCGAACAGCAGGTGGTGAGGGTCGACGTGGCCCGCCTCGATGAAGCCCCGCGTCTTCTTGGGGCAGCGGCAGGGGTTGCTTGCGTTCACCAGCCCGCACTGGTGGTTCATGAACTGGTAGAGGTCCCGGCGCGCCCGGGCCAGGCACTGACGGAAATTGGCGGGCGTCATCTCCATGACTTCGCCGCCAACGGCGTCGGTGGCGCCGATGACTTCGCCGAGCGTGAAGATCAGCCGCTGCCGCCGGTCCAGGCAGAGCAGCATCCCCGTGGTGCAGGCGACCTTGGTTTCTTCGACCAGGAGCGGCACGTCCACCGGCACACTCTGGGGATCGGGCAGGTCGAGGTCGGGGACGCCGTTGATGGCGTCCGCGTACTCGGAGAACGTGGTCGGCGTCTTCTCGGCGCCGCGGCGTTTCATGTTGAGCACGTGGTTCGCTGTGATGCGGTAGAGCCACGTGCGGAACTTGCTGTCGCTGCGGAACGTGCTGAGCCGGGTGACGACCTTGATCAGCACTTCCTGTGTCACCTCCTCGGCGTCCTGCGGGTAGAACACCATGCGGACGGCGATGTTGTAGACCCAGGCCTGATGCCGCAGCACCAGCCTTTCGAGGGCGTCGCGGTCGCCGCTGCTGGCCAAGCGGACCAGCTCGACATCGTCCGCGTCATCGTCCGAGGCCTCAGCAAAAGGATTCGGCATGATCGTCCTCCTGGGTGTCCGGGCTGGTCATTCTAGGCGATTGCAGATCGCCCCACTCACTTAGACACCTTCCCGGAGGGGTTGTGACAGAACGACCAAGTTTTCTTGTGGACGGCGAGAGTCGAATCGTTTCGTGGGAGCCATTGCCTGGTCGGCGTTCGTGCTACCGCGGCCGACGCGGCTGTGATAGCATACGCGCCAGACCGATCCGAGCCCGCTCTGGACGCTCGGTAATCGGCGCCCGTCCCCATCACTTGAAAGGCTCGGTTAACACGATGTCCACCGACGCAACCACCCCCGCAGATCCAGCCGGTGGCCCCACTGGAGGCCCGATCTCGAAACGCGAGGTGCTGACCGCCATCTCAAGCGTGTGGTGGCTGGTGCTGCTGCGGGGCGTGCTGCTGATCGTGCTGGGCGGCTACGCGCTGTTCACGCCGGGCCTAACGCTGACCGCCTACAGTTGGGTGCTGGGCGTGTTCCTGCTGGCCGACGGCGTGCTGGCGCTGATCGCGGGTGTGATGGGCTGGACCGAGTCCCGCGGCTGGACGCTGCTGCGGGGCGTGTTGAGCCTGGTGGCCGGCCTGATCATTGTCGCCCACCCGGCGTTGTTCGGCGTGGTCGCGGTGTTGATCCTGGCGACGATCATCGGCCTTCAGCTGCTCATCGGCGGCGTGCTGGAGATCTACGTAGCGATCAAGCAGCGCAA
It contains:
- a CDS encoding glycoside hydrolase family 97 protein; translated protein: MTRVWSVFSVVFAGAALCAAADAFEARVSSPDGSVSVRFSLGKDGRPAYSVAADGRPLVLPSRLGFQPNLLDGFTRVGDSRCSVRESWEFQFGERRDIPDAYEGLTVELRHESGARLNVELRAYDEGAAVRYLFPVEQPDGVELRFDGEHTEFRLPAGAEAYEEHGTEGPYRLTPVSAIAPYCERPLTVALPGGGYAAVCEAGNTDYARMMLSPLAGVEGALVSALGGATTNTEAENQRHDPSVTMRPGQATPWRVLLVGKTPGELLENNYLLLNLSPPSRLSDTSWIKPGKVMRAGLTSDSGKQVIDFAKTAGLDYVHFDAGWYGPERARSSDATRVAPDRASELDLREVVQYGADRGVGVLVYVNQVALKRQLDDILPLYQDWGLKGIKYGFVPVGPQAETRWLTESFAQAAEHRLMINVHDGFRANGITRTYPNLMTVEGIRGNERMPTAEHNCTLPFTRYLCGVGDYTVCYYNNRIKTTHAHELAMAVVSFSPLQWIFWYDSPGHYRGEPEVEFFREVPTVWDETRVLEGEIGAYATIARRSGKQWFVGMINANQPRNASLPLDFLPPGAKFDATLYYDDPDAPTRTHVGLRRQQVTAGSTIDVELPVAGGAALWIRPTAGQ
- a CDS encoding DUF1330 domain-containing protein — its product is MPAYIVFIREKTLDQSELETYWRKAPAAMEGQPIKPLAAYGRHVTLEGPDVEGVVVAEFPSLEEARDWYDSPAYQEAARHRFRGAVYRGLIVEGV
- a CDS encoding SDR family NAD(P)-dependent oxidoreductase, which encodes MSQLSGRVALVTGASKGIGAAIAKRLASDGAAVAVNFRADRTGAEAVVKEIVEADGRAVAIQGDVSRSDDVERLMKEVADSFGPLDTVVNNAGVYRPMRIEEFTEDEFHREFNTNVLGPLAVIRASLDYFGAAGGSIINIGSGASQMCPPGYAIYAGSKSALDAATRVLAKELAPRGIRVNSVNPGATLSEGTKSAGLYGAGSEFEQQLVALTPLGRIGTPLDIAKVVAFLASDDSGWVTGEVILASGGLR
- a CDS encoding RNA polymerase sigma factor, whose protein sequence is MPNPFAEASDDDADDVELVRLASSGDRDALERLVLRHQAWVYNIAVRMVFYPQDAEEVTQEVLIKVVTRLSTFRSDSKFRTWLYRITANHVLNMKRRGAEKTPTTFSEYADAINGVPDLDLPDPQSVPVDVPLLVEETKVACTTGMLLCLDRRQRLIFTLGEVIGATDAVGGEVMEMTPANFRQCLARARRDLYQFMNHQCGLVNASNPCRCPKKTRGFIEAGHVDPHHLLFAAPLVRRVRDAAAGTAREIDGVADRSFAAIYRDHPFLEPTQQAGWLRRVLDLPEVRATLDLD
- a CDS encoding HdeD family acid-resistance protein, with amino-acid sequence MSTDATTPADPAGGPTGGPISKREVLTAISSVWWLVLLRGVLLIVLGGYALFTPGLTLTAYSWVLGVFLLADGVLALIAGVMGWTESRGWTLLRGVLSLVAGLIIVAHPALFGVVAVLILATIIGLQLLIGGVLEIYVAIKQRKEIEGEGWMILAGVLSIIFGLLVIAAPLVAGKTMIQVLGVFAMIFGVSLCVTSFRLKGLGSRLTDDA